Within the Pelagovum pacificum genome, the region ACTTCGCGCGATTGCATCAGCCGGCGCCAGCGCTGCACCCGCTGGCTGTCGCCCCACCAGTAGGAGACGTGGCGCGGGAAGGGCGCGTTGAGGATCTTGTTGTTGGTATGGCCGAGGATGCCGCCCTCGGGCTCGATCCACTCGGGGTTCTCCTCGGGCGGGAACATGCCCTGCCAGCGGTTCTCGGCGACGTAGCCGGGAGTCGGCAGGCGACCCAGGCTCTGGTGGCCGGGATCGCGGCGAGGCATGGCACCGATCAGGCGCATCGCGATGCGGTTACGGTCGGCGACGGTCAGCATCTGCGCTGGCGCCACGAACTGGTGGGACGCCTCGAGCGCCTCTTCGATATTGTGGGCGCGCATCAGCGCGATCCCGGCCGACATGGTCGTGTCGGCGTCGCTCAGCGCCGTCCAGTTCAGTGTCGTCACGTGGCCCGGTGGCCGGATCGCGGAGAGGTCGAACTGGTCGGGCGGCAGGACCGGCCCGTTCTCCGTCCAGGACAGGCGCAGGGTGCGCGCCGGGCCGTCCTTCACCAGCACAATGCTGTCGCGGGTCTCGAACTCGGCCCAGCCGTCAGGCGTCCGATATTCGGTCGCATCCGCCGGGTTCACTTCCTCCATATGCAGGTCGGCATCGTCGAGATAGGCGGAGGTGATGCCCCAGCCGAGGTCGGCGCTCCGTCCCGACAGGACCAGCGGCACACCCGGAATGGTGGCGCCGATCACGCCGCCCGACTGCAGCTCGAGCCGGGCGAGGTAGAAGATCGACGGAGCCGACAGGCCGAGGTGCGGGTCGTTGGCGAGCAGCGTGGAGCCCGTGGCAGAGCGTGAAATTCCCGCCGCCCAGGCGTTCGACGCGCCGGCGAAGTCGGCCGGCGGCACAGGATAGTAGGGATCGGTGATCTCGGGATCGCTCGCGGCATAGCGCGGGCTGTCGGGGAACAGCGCGCCATAGCGGGGCAGGGCGGCGATACCCCGGCCGGGCGCGTTCGGCATCAGATCCTCGAGCCAGTCGTCCTCCAGCAGACGCGAGGCGCGGGCCCGCAGCACTTCCTGCCGCAGATGCCCCGAAAGCTGGAGGGCCATCAGCTTCACGATCGCGATGGAATCAGCCGGCTGCCACGGCGCGATCGGGTGCGAAAAGAGCCACATCTCGGGCGCGCCGCGACCGCGTGCGCCCTCGTTTACCTGGCCGAGCCATGCGTTCACCCCGTCGGCATAGGCTTCGAGTGCCGAGCGCGTCGCGGCGTCCTGTACCTGCACCGACCGGACCGACAGGTTGTAGAGGTCGAGCCGCCGCAGCAGCGTGTCGGTCTGCAGGGTCCGTTCGCCGAACAGCTCCGACAGGCGGCCCTGCGCGGTCCGGCGCAGGATCGTCATCTGCCACAGCCGGTCCTGCGCATGAGCATAGCCGAGCGCGTAGAAGACATCCGGATCCGTCGCGCCGAAGATGTGGGGCACGTTGGAATTGTCGCGCACGATCTCGACCGGCGCATCTATTCCCGCCACCTCGTAGGTGCCGTCGTAGTCGGGCAGCGACCGGGAGGCGAAGTAGTAGGCCAGCGCGAACGCCGCGACACCGAAGACGAAAAGGCCCGTCGCGATACGCAGGAGCCAGCGGAAGGCAAAGACCATGTGTGCTCCTGACGAGCCAGGGCTGTTGACCGGACGCGCCGGTCGGTTAGGTTCGGCCCCTGTTCTACACAGCCGCAACGGAGGGACAAGCCAATGGCGAAAGTGGCGTTTCTGGGACTCGGCGTCATGGGCTTCCCCATGGCCGGCCACCTGGCCGAGGCCGGGCACGAGGTGACGGTCTACAACCGCACGTCATCCAAGGCTTCCGACTGGGCGGACAAGTACAAGGGACGCGTCGCGGCGACCCCGGCGGAGGCCGCCGAGGGTCAGGATTTCGTGATGGCCTGTGTCGGCAACGACGACGACTTGCGGTCGGTCTGCGTCGGCAAGGACGGCGCGCTCGGCGCGATGCGACCTGCGTCGGTCTTCGTGGACCACACCACCGTCTCTGCCGAAGTGACGCGGGAGATGTTCGCCGCCGCGAACGAACGGCAGGTCAGTTTCGTCGACGCGCCCGTGTCGGGGGGGCAGGCGGGGGCCGAGAACGGCCAGCTCGTCGTGATGTGCGGCGGCGATCAGGGGGCCTACGACCGGGCGGAGAAGATCATCGCCTCCTATGCCAAGCTTTGCCGTCGCCTTGGCGACAGTGGCGCGGGTCAGCTTTGCAAGATGGTGAACCAGATCTGCATCGCGGGCCTCGTCCAGGGGCTGTCCGAGGGGCTGAACTTCGCCGACAAGGCGGGTCTCGACGGGCGCGCGGTCGTCGAGGTGATCGGCGGCGGCGCGGCCGGGTCATGGCAGATGAACAACCGCTACGAGACGATGATCGACGACAAGTTCGACCACGGCTTCGCGGTGGACTGGATGCGCAAGGACCTCGCGATCTGCCTCTCCGCGGCCGAAGAAGTCGGCGCGAGCCTGCCGGTCACCGCGCTCGTCGACCAGTTCTACAAGGACGTGCAGAAGATCGGCGGCGGCCGTTGGGACACGTCGTCGCTTATCAAGCGGCTCAGGGCGCTCGATCCGGAGTGAGGTTAGAGCGCGCTTAGGAAGGCAAGGCAACGCTCGCGGCAGAGCCGATCCGCCTCCGCGCCGTAGTCGGGCAGGCTTTCGTCGAGAAAGTAGTGCCCGACGTCCTCGTAACGAAAGACGTCGAGGCGGGCACCGGGATTGTCGGCCTCCCAATCCTCGAACACCGATTCCTCGTCGAACGGTTCGGGCTTGGCCGCGTGCATCTGCACCGGCGTCCCGGCCGCATGTGACACCCACGGCGCGGGCCCGGCGAGGAACAGGATGCCCTTCGCCTCCGGCAGGGTTTCCCACGCGCGCGACGCCATGCCGGCGCCCATCGAGACACCCGCCAGGACCGAATCTGTCGGCACTTCGCCCGCCCCCTTCAGCGCGCGGGCAGACACTTCGTCGAGCGTGATGTCGCGCAGGATTGCGAAGCCGTCGTCGTAGGTTTCCGCCGTCCGGCCATCGAACAGGTCGGGCAGCGTCACTTTGTGACCGGCAGCGCGCCATTTATCGGCGAGACCGTGTTCGACGGGTCGTAGTCCGAGGACGGAATGGAAGAGTAGGATATGAGCCATGAAGAACCTCCGGCGCGCGTTTGTTCGCCTTACGTTCTCATCATGGCAGGTTCCGCAGGCGGATCAAGCGCGGTGACGACTCACCGCGCCTGATGCCGGATTTCCGCCGCTCAGCTGGCGGCGCGGGACTGACGCTTGCGCTCGTGCGGGTCGAGGAAGCGTTTGCGCAGACGGATCGAGTTCGGCGTGACCTCGACCAGTTCGTCGTCGTCGATGTAGGCGATGGCCGCTTCGAGGCTCATCTGCACCGGCGGCGTAAGGCGGACGGCCTCGTCCGTGCCGGAGGCGCGAACGTTGGTCAGCTTCTTGCCCTTGAGCGGGTTCACCTCGAGGTCGTTCTCACGGCTGTGCTCGCCGATGATCATGCCCTCATAGACCTGCTCCTGCGCGCCGATGAACATCTTGCCGCGCTCTTCGAGGTTCCAGAGCGCATAGGCCACGGACACGCCGTTCTCCATCGAGATCAGCACGCCCTGACGACGGCCCTGGATCGGGCCCTTGTGCGGGGTCCAGCCGTGGAAGATGCGGTTGAGCACGCCAGAGCCTCGCGTGTCGGTCAGGAATTCACCGTGGTAGCCGATGAGACCGCGCGAGGGCACGTGCGCCACGATGCGGGTCTTGCCGGCGCCGGCGGGCTTCATCTCGGCGAGGTCGCCCTTGCGGGGGCCGGTCAGCTTCTCGATCACGGCGCCGGAATATTCGTCGTCGACGTCGATCGTGACTTCTTCCACCGGCTCAAGCCGCTGGCCGTCCTCTTCCCGGAGGATCACGCGCGGGCGGGAGATCGAAAGTTCGAACCCTTCGCGGCGCATGTTCTCGATCAGGACGCCCATCTGCAGTTCGCCGCGACCGGAGACTTCGAACGCTTCGCCACCGGGGGTGTCGGCGATCTTGATCGCGACGTTGGTCTCGGCTTCCTTCATCAGTCGCTCGCGGATGACGCGGGACTGCACCTTCTTGCCGTCACGGCCCGCCAGCGGCGAATCATTGATGCCGAAGGTCACGGTGATGGTCGGCGGGTCGATCGGCTGCGCGGGCAGCGGCATGTCGATGGCCGGGTCGGCGATGGTGTCGGCGACGGTGGCCTTGGCCATGCCGGCGATGGAGACGATGTCGCCCGCGATCGCTTCGTCGATGGGCTGCTGGCTCAGGCCGCGGAAGGCGAGGACCTTGGAGACGCGGAAGCTCTCTACCTTCTCGCCCGTGCGGGACAGCGCGTTCACGGTCATGCCGGCGCGGAGCGTGCCACTTTCGACGCGGCCGGTCAGAAGACGGCCGATGAACGGGTCCGCGCCCAGCGTCGTTGCCAGCATCCGGAACGGCTTGTCGGCCGAGGCCGCCTGTTTCGGGGCCGGCACATGCTCCATGATCAGGTCGAACAGGGCGGAGAGGTCCTTGCGCGGACCGTCGAGTTCGGTGTCCGCCCAGCCGGAACGGCCGGAGGCGTAAAGGTGCGGAAAGTCGAGCTGATCCTCGTCCGCATCAAGCGCGGCGAACAGGTCGAACACTTCGTCGAGCGCCCGGTCGGGCTCTGCGTCGGGCTTGTCGACCTTGTTGAGCACCACGATCGGGCGCAGGCCGAGGGCGAGCGCCTTGGAGGTCACGAACTTCGTCTGCGGCATCGGCCCTTCGGCGGCGTCCACCAGCAGCACGACACCGTCGACCATCGACAGGATGCGCTCGACCTCGCCGCCGAAATCGGCGTGGCCAGGGGTGTCGACGATGTTGATGCGCGTGTTGCCGCGCTCGACGCTCGTCGCCTTGGCGAGGATGGTGATCCCGCGCTCGCGCTCGAGGTCGTTGCTGTCCATCGCCCGTTCGGCGACCGACTGGTTCTCCCGGAAAGCACCGGATTGCTTGAGAAGTTCGTCGACGAGCGTGGTCTTGCCGTGGTCAACGTGCGCGATGATCGCGATATTGCGAAGGTCCATGAAAATCTGCCCAAGAGAGGAGTTGGGCGGGCCATACAATGCAATCGCAGCAAAAGCTAGCCCGCATGGCGACATGCGGCCTTGCGTGTCACGCCGGGTCTCGCGCCGCGCCGGTCTCAGGCGTCTAGCGTCGTCCGCAGGAAGCGGCCCACCTCGCTCACCGTCTGGTGCGCGGGCGTATAGAGGCCGGTGTAGTGGGCGAAGCCGTGCGGCACGCCGGGGATCACCGCGCGGTCGACCGGCACGTCGGCTTTCCGCAACAGCGCGTCCAGCCACGCGCCG harbors:
- a CDS encoding penicillin acylase family protein gives rise to the protein MVFAFRWLLRIATGLFVFGVAAFALAYYFASRSLPDYDGTYEVAGIDAPVEIVRDNSNVPHIFGATDPDVFYALGYAHAQDRLWQMTILRRTAQGRLSELFGERTLQTDTLLRRLDLYNLSVRSVQVQDAATRSALEAYADGVNAWLGQVNEGARGRGAPEMWLFSHPIAPWQPADSIAIVKLMALQLSGHLRQEVLRARASRLLEDDWLEDLMPNAPGRGIAALPRYGALFPDSPRYAASDPEITDPYYPVPPADFAGASNAWAAGISRSATGSTLLANDPHLGLSAPSIFYLARLELQSGGVIGATIPGVPLVLSGRSADLGWGITSAYLDDADLHMEEVNPADATEYRTPDGWAEFETRDSIVLVKDGPARTLRLSWTENGPVLPPDQFDLSAIRPPGHVTTLNWTALSDADTTMSAGIALMRAHNIEEALEASHQFVAPAQMLTVADRNRIAMRLIGAMPRRDPGHQSLGRLPTPGYVAENRWQGMFPPEENPEWIEPEGGILGHTNNKILNAPFPRHVSYWWGDSQRVQRWRRLMQSREVHTRESFMEAQLDTVSYTAQSLLALIGADLWYTGESAPEGTPERQRQIALQLLADWNGEMNEHLPEPLIYAAWLRALQDRLIRDELGPLAEEYIHVEPLFIERVFRDIGGASRWCDVQQSAPVESCTDISRQALDDALVWIGETYGDDLQTLRWGDAHQAKHDHQALGSLAVLRWFVNIRQSTSGGDFTLMRGQTSGIGDEPFSNVHAAVYRGIYDFADPDSSVFVTSTGQSGHPLSRYYDDLGELWRRGEYIPMSLDPALARGGAVGITELLPETPAD
- a CDS encoding NAD(P)-dependent oxidoreductase — protein: MAKVAFLGLGVMGFPMAGHLAEAGHEVTVYNRTSSKASDWADKYKGRVAATPAEAAEGQDFVMACVGNDDDLRSVCVGKDGALGAMRPASVFVDHTTVSAEVTREMFAAANERQVSFVDAPVSGGQAGAENGQLVVMCGGDQGAYDRAEKIIASYAKLCRRLGDSGAGQLCKMVNQICIAGLVQGLSEGLNFADKAGLDGRAVVEVIGGGAAGSWQMNNRYETMIDDKFDHGFAVDWMRKDLAICLSAAEEVGASLPVTALVDQFYKDVQKIGGGRWDTSSLIKRLRALDPE
- a CDS encoding dienelactone hydrolase family protein, with the translated sequence MAHILLFHSVLGLRPVEHGLADKWRAAGHKVTLPDLFDGRTAETYDDGFAILRDITLDEVSARALKGAGEVPTDSVLAGVSMGAGMASRAWETLPEAKGILFLAGPAPWVSHAAGTPVQMHAAKPEPFDEESVFEDWEADNPGARLDVFRYEDVGHYFLDESLPDYGAEADRLCRERCLAFLSAL
- the typA gene encoding translational GTPase TypA, encoding MDLRNIAIIAHVDHGKTTLVDELLKQSGAFRENQSVAERAMDSNDLERERGITILAKATSVERGNTRINIVDTPGHADFGGEVERILSMVDGVVLLVDAAEGPMPQTKFVTSKALALGLRPIVVLNKVDKPDAEPDRALDEVFDLFAALDADEDQLDFPHLYASGRSGWADTELDGPRKDLSALFDLIMEHVPAPKQAASADKPFRMLATTLGADPFIGRLLTGRVESGTLRAGMTVNALSRTGEKVESFRVSKVLAFRGLSQQPIDEAIAGDIVSIAGMAKATVADTIADPAIDMPLPAQPIDPPTITVTFGINDSPLAGRDGKKVQSRVIRERLMKEAETNVAIKIADTPGGEAFEVSGRGELQMGVLIENMRREGFELSISRPRVILREEDGQRLEPVEEVTIDVDDEYSGAVIEKLTGPRKGDLAEMKPAGAGKTRIVAHVPSRGLIGYHGEFLTDTRGSGVLNRIFHGWTPHKGPIQGRRQGVLISMENGVSVAYALWNLEERGKMFIGAQEQVYEGMIIGEHSRENDLEVNPLKGKKLTNVRASGTDEAVRLTPPVQMSLEAAIAYIDDDELVEVTPNSIRLRKRFLDPHERKRQSRAAS